The following coding sequences lie in one Paenibacillus durus ATCC 35681 genomic window:
- a CDS encoding GNAT family N-acetyltransferase, which translates to MLIDIKSKLDSSEVEELLSYAVISDSGEAESARAEYRAEAALQLYGWEDEELLVGLIGFEETEDGSIDIRHIAVLPENRGKGYARGMILELLTDRNPRYVIAETEDETAADFYRSLGFMVYSLGENGSGIELLRCVYEVEDSEDE; encoded by the coding sequence ATGCTTATCGATATTAAATCCAAGCTGGATTCTTCTGAGGTGGAGGAGTTATTGTCTTACGCCGTCATATCCGATTCCGGCGAAGCCGAATCAGCCCGAGCCGAATACAGGGCGGAAGCCGCCCTTCAGCTGTACGGCTGGGAGGATGAGGAACTGCTGGTCGGTCTGATCGGCTTTGAAGAGACCGAGGACGGTTCGATCGATATCCGGCACATTGCCGTACTTCCGGAGAACCGCGGAAAAGGCTATGCGCGCGGGATGATTTTGGAGCTGCTGACAGACCGCAATCCCCGGTATGTGATCGCTGAAACCGAGGACGAGACGGCGGCTGATTTTTACCGCAGTCTGGGCTTTATGGTTTATTCTTTGGGAGAGAACGGTTCCGGTATCGAGCTGCTTCGCTGCGTGTACGAGGTGGAGGATTCGGAGGACGAATAA
- a CDS encoding RCC1 domain-containing protein — translation MDYISPKEAALKVKRWPKDTIAAGRRHTIGLKCDGTVTAVGDNKYGQCDVSGWRDIVAVAAGNVHMATNTGNAHTIGLKSDGTVAAVGWNKHDQCNVNDWRDIVAVAAGWRRTIGLKSDGTVVAVGRNNEGEINVSGWRDMVAVAAGDWHTVGLKSDGTVTAVGNNRYGQCNVSGWRDIMAAAAGYLHTVGLKSDGTVAAVGWNKHGQCDVSGWRGIVAIAAGSNHTIGLKSDGTVAAVGWNEHGQCNVSGWRDIVAVAAGCAHTIGLKSDGTVVAVGDNDYGQCDVSGWRGIQLPGN, via the coding sequence ATGGATTACATTTCACCGAAAGAAGCGGCGTTAAAGGTGAAACGGTGGCCTAAAGATACCATAGCGGCGGGTCGTCGCCATACCATTGGTCTTAAATGTGACGGAACGGTGACGGCTGTGGGTGATAATAAATATGGCCAATGTGATGTAAGCGGCTGGCGCGATATTGTGGCGGTTGCGGCGGGTAATGTTCATATGGCGACGAACACGGGTAATGCTCATACAATCGGTCTTAAATCGGACGGCACGGTGGCGGCTGTGGGTTGGAATAAGCATGACCAATGCAATGTAAACGACTGGCGCGATATTGTAGCGGTTGCGGCAGGTTGGCGTCGTACCATTGGGCTTAAATCGGATGGCACGGTGGTTGCTGTGGGCCGAAACAATGAAGGTGAAATCAATGTAAGCGGCTGGCGTGATATGGTGGCGGTAGCGGCGGGTGACTGGCATACTGTCGGGCTTAAATCGGACGGAACGGTGACGGCTGTGGGTAATAATCGGTATGGCCAATGCAATGTAAGCGGCTGGCGCGACATAATGGCGGCAGCGGCGGGTTACCTTCATACCGTCGGGCTTAAATCGGACGGCACGGTGGCGGCTGTGGGTTGGAATAAGCATGGCCAATGCGATGTAAGCGGCTGGCGCGGTATTGTGGCGATAGCGGCGGGTAGTAATCATACCATCGGCCTTAAATCGGACGGTACTGTGGCGGCTGTGGGTTGGAATGAGCATGGCCAATGCAATGTAAGTGGCTGGCGCGATATTGTGGCGGTTGCGGCGGGTTGCGCTCATACCATCGGGCTTAAATCGGACGGCACGGTGGTTGCTGTGGGTGATAATGATTATGGCCAATGCGATGTAAGCGGCTGGCGCGGCATCCAACTGCCCGGCAATTAG
- a CDS encoding putative immunity protein, which yields MAADCAQHVLHYFEQAQPNDDRPRQSLSVEYRSIWCMNLYNKIGLVFKEVRHGLHFTERSGVKGETVA from the coding sequence ATGGCGGCCGATTGCGCACAACATGTGCTACATTATTTCGAGCAAGCACAACCAAATGACGACCGTCCGCGCCAATCTCTTTCGGTTGAATACAGAAGTATATGGTGCATGAATTTATATAATAAAATAGGTCTTGTTTTCAAGGAGGTAAGACATGGATTACATTTCACCGAAAGAAGCGGCGTTAAAGGTGAAACGGTGGCCTAA
- a CDS encoding DUF6273 domain-containing protein has product MEKGHFALTYRNLKPGEFITFGTYPQSVDGKELAIKWRVLQNSGSELFVLSEYILDCKRYHGKSADLKWRDCMEIKWPDCDLREWLNEEFYNTAFSAAEKQFIKTTHCTDNGEGCPDTEDKVFLLSVAEIKDLSEIHGKDLRRAVGTDFAKTKKPDGCSLYVYDKTNKDNYVIRDGEEVGCSWWWLRTQGNKPSRAFFVGPGCSIRSYGNNSIDGYGVLPALNMNLS; this is encoded by the coding sequence ATGGAAAAGGGGCATTTTGCTTTAACGTACCGGAACCTAAAGCCCGGCGAATTCATTACGTTCGGCACGTATCCGCAGTCTGTAGACGGTAAAGAACTGGCGATTAAATGGCGTGTTCTTCAAAATTCAGGAAGCGAGCTGTTTGTTTTGAGTGAGTATATTTTGGATTGCAAGAGGTATCACGGTAAGAGCGCGGATCTGAAGTGGCGTGATTGCATGGAAATTAAGTGGCCTGACTGCGATTTGCGCGAGTGGCTGAATGAAGAATTCTATAACACCGCATTCAGTGCCGCCGAAAAGCAATTCATAAAGACGACTCATTGCACGGACAACGGAGAGGGCTGCCCGGATACGGAGGACAAGGTCTTTCTGCTTAGCGTTGCCGAGATAAAAGATTTATCTGAGATCCACGGCAAGGATTTGAGGCGCGCTGTTGGAACCGATTTTGCCAAGACGAAAAAGCCCGATGGATGCAGCTTATATGTATATGATAAAACGAACAAAGATAACTATGTCATCAGAGACGGCGAAGAAGTTGGCTGTTCCTGGTGGTGGCTGCGAACACAAGGAAACAAGCCTTCACGTGCGTTTTTTGTAGGTCCAGGTTGCAGTATTCGCAGCTATGGGAATAACAGTATAGACGGTTATGGTGTGCTTCCTGCTTTAAACATGAATCTTTCATGA
- a CDS encoding MerR family DNA-binding transcriptional regulator, whose translation MDKTYTPKQMAKRLHVSTTTLRRYESLDLVPDVPRTASNRRYYTPLHVQAFLALRSLIKGFDLPIAYAVMNLLKKGHIEQALWMINLQQYNIQVEKQRVEEVMSLIHQTDFSMYRNIQVTDEMKIGEVAVIAGVNPSAIRHWEMEGLIRAKRNPENGYRVFTSRELKKIIVLSSLRKTVFFIESMKQLLEALETHDLTTIESSFKVALQKLNEQLEKQMNGISEMMRYIQFCKI comes from the coding sequence GTGGACAAAACCTATACGCCGAAACAGATGGCCAAGAGACTTCATGTCAGCACCACAACCTTGCGAAGATATGAAAGTCTCGATTTGGTGCCTGACGTACCTCGGACAGCCAGTAATAGAAGATATTATACTCCGTTGCATGTCCAAGCTTTCCTTGCTTTACGGTCCTTGATCAAAGGATTCGATCTGCCTATCGCCTACGCTGTCATGAACTTATTAAAAAAAGGTCACATTGAACAAGCACTTTGGATGATCAATTTACAACAGTACAACATTCAGGTAGAGAAGCAACGAGTCGAGGAGGTCATGAGCCTCATTCATCAAACTGATTTCTCCATGTATAGGAATATTCAGGTTACGGATGAAATGAAAATCGGGGAGGTCGCCGTTATCGCTGGTGTAAACCCATCCGCTATTCGACATTGGGAAATGGAGGGGCTTATTCGCGCTAAGCGGAATCCGGAAAATGGATATAGAGTCTTTACATCGCGGGAATTAAAAAAGATTATTGTGCTAAGCAGTTTAAGGAAAACCGTCTTTTTCATTGAAAGCATGAAACAGTTGCTTGAAGCTTTAGAGACACATGATCTAACTACGATTGAAAGCTCCTTCAAAGTGGCTCTTCAGAAGCTGAATGAGCAATTGGAAAAGCAAATGAATGGCATATCAGAAATGATGAGATATATACAATTTTGCAAAATATAA
- a CDS encoding PadR family transcriptional regulator: MSDPASQLKKGVLEILVLHLLSRRNLYGYQLISELDERSDGYFKLKEGTLYPVLYRLEDSGLVESYWEQDTGKRGVRRKYYRVTAAGQAWLREMTGELALFYHSIYKIMGDERL; the protein is encoded by the coding sequence ATGAGCGATCCGGCAAGCCAACTTAAGAAGGGGGTTCTGGAGATCCTGGTATTGCATTTGCTAAGCCGCAGAAATTTGTACGGATACCAGTTGATCAGCGAATTGGATGAAAGAAGCGACGGATATTTCAAGCTTAAAGAAGGGACTCTGTACCCCGTGCTGTACCGTCTGGAAGACTCCGGACTCGTGGAGAGCTACTGGGAGCAGGACACCGGCAAGCGCGGAGTTCGCCGCAAATATTACCGGGTCACCGCAGCGGGTCAAGCTTGGCTGCGGGAAATGACCGGAGAGCTTGCGCTGTTTTATCATTCCATTTACAAGATTATGGGAGATGAGAGGTTATGA